GGTTCCTACTCTCTAGGGATGCTTTCGGTGACCTTATAGCCAGCGGACCGACGAAGGACACGTGTATAATCTTAAAACAACAAGGTTGTTGCTTAACTTTTATTTTAGGATACTTTAGCAACAATTATGTTGTGAAAGTCAAAAAAATCCTGTTAGCCTAAATTTGGGGCTAAGTACTTTTCCCGTTAAAGGCGATCGCAACTCTTTCCTTGGAATGCCGTGACCACTGCACATTCGACCAAAGAAGATATCCTCAACGCACTCTTGCGGCAGGGTGAAATAACTGCGCAAAAGCTAGCAACTCAGCTATCAGTGAGTCCGCAGGCGATTCGGCGACATCTGAAAGACCTAGAAGCAGAAGGATTGATCAAATTTGAGGTGACCCATGAAGGGATGGGGCGTCCGCAACATGTATATAAATTGAGTCGAGCAGGACGCGATCGCTTCCCTGATCGCCATGACGAGTTTGTAGTGGATTTATTAGATACGCTGTCAGAAACCCTCAGCCCTGATCAAATGCGGAGTGTGCTGAGAAAGCAGTGGGAACGCAAGGCTTTAGAGTATCAGGCTCAGCTCGGCAATGGTCCCTTGCTAGAACGCGTAGAGAGCCTAGTTGAATTGCGGCGGGCAGAAGGGTATATGGCGGAGTACTATCCGGTCCCTGAAGATTCTGACCCTAGTTCTGCCACTCAGTTTGTATTGACGGAGTATAACTGCGCGATTTCACAGGTGGCAGAGTTGTTCCCCAGCGTTTGCGATCACGAGTTAGAGATGTTTGCGGTAGCGCTTAATGATTGTCAGGTAGAGCGCACCCATTGGATCGTTGATGGTGAGCATCGCTGCGGATACCGGATTCAGGCACAGTAGGTCGTTGGCGCAAATCAGCCGTTATCCCGAAATGATCCTGGTATAGGCCGGGGAGTTAGGCTTAGAATTGGGAGTGACTCGAATTTCGATATCGCTACCTAATGTATTGAGAAAGCGAAATAATCGTTCTATAGAAAAGCCCGTTAGCTTTCCTCGGGTTAGCGCAGAGATTTTGGGCTGATCAACTCCCAGCAACTCAGCCGCTTGAATCTGAGTGAGTTGGCGCTCTGTAATGCGCTCAGAGATATGATGAGCTAGCTCAGCCTTAAGCAATAATTCATCAGAATCAGGTAGGCAAAGATCGGCAAAAACATTGCCGCTACTCATTTGTACCGTGATCTCTTCAGTCATCTTATTTCTCCTCATTGCGCTGCTGAAAAACAGTTTGATAGTGCTCTCTAGCTCTCTGTAGGCGGGCTTTAATCAGATCGATATCTTGTTTGGGCGTAGCGATTCCGCGCTTAGACTTTTTCTGGAAGGCATGTAAGACGTAGACAAGCCCTGCAAACTTCACTGTATAGATTGCTCGATAGGTGTCTCCATCGAAGTTCTCAACAACTTCAAGGACACCGGAACCTTTAAATCCTTTCAACGGCTTGGTGTCGGGATGTTTGCTTCCAAGCTGAGCGCGATAGAGTGCAAAGCCCATTATCTGCTGCACTTCTTTTGGGAATTGCTTCAGGTCATTGAGAGAGCTGCCAATCCAT
The genomic region above belongs to Acaryochloris thomasi RCC1774 and contains:
- the sufR gene encoding iron-sulfur cluster biosynthesis transcriptional regulator SufR; amino-acid sequence: MTTAHSTKEDILNALLRQGEITAQKLATQLSVSPQAIRRHLKDLEAEGLIKFEVTHEGMGRPQHVYKLSRAGRDRFPDRHDEFVVDLLDTLSETLSPDQMRSVLRKQWERKALEYQAQLGNGPLLERVESLVELRRAEGYMAEYYPVPEDSDPSSATQFVLTEYNCAISQVAELFPSVCDHELEMFAVALNDCQVERTHWIVDGEHRCGYRIQAQ
- a CDS encoding helix-turn-helix domain-containing protein, translating into MTEEITVQMSSGNVFADLCLPDSDELLLKAELAHHISERITERQLTQIQAAELLGVDQPKISALTRGKLTGFSIERLFRFLNTLGSDIEIRVTPNSKPNSPAYTRIISG
- a CDS encoding type II toxin-antitoxin system RelE/ParE family toxin; its protein translation is MDTLPKSLEWIGSSLNDLKQFPKEVQQIMGFALYRAQLGSKHPDTKPLKGFKGSGVLEVVENFDGDTYRAIYTVKFAGLVYVLHAFQKKSKRGIATPKQDIDLIKARLQRAREHYQTVFQQRNEEK